The nucleotide sequence GTGCGACCGAGGTGACGGAACTCCGCGGGCGTGCGGACGCGACGGTCACGGGGCAGCACGGGGCGCGCCGTCCCTGGACCGAGGTCCTCAGGCGGACAGCTCGGCGCGGTTCTTGCCGCGGCGAGCGGACAGGATGGCGCGGCCGGCGCGGGTGCGCATGCGGGCACGGAAGCCGTGCTTGCGGGCACGACGGCGGTTGTTGGGCTGGAACGTGCGCTTGGTCACTGTGATCTCTCCACGACGTGTTGTGTGCCTTCGACCGTCGACCTGAGCAGGTGGACCAGGGGGAAGGACCGGTGAGGCTCTGACATG is from Micrococcus luteus NCTC 2665 and encodes:
- the rpmH gene encoding 50S ribosomal protein L34 — encoded protein: MTKRTFQPNNRRRARKHGFRARMRTRAGRAILSARRGKNRAELSA